A single region of the Buchnera aphidicola (Pseudoregma panicola) genome encodes:
- a CDS encoding flagellar biosynthetic protein FliR, translating into MINFNFYEIFNLINKLIFPFSRILSILIMVPVFGEKFLNKRAKILFSIFLSFLYIKFYKIENYINLFSNYGLLILLKQIFIGFFFGFIIQSIFSISIIIGEILSSQIGLSFSTIFDVSQKWNSSIFSYFIKIFILMTFLSMDGHFWIIYTIFNSFLLIPIENLKFSKKIFFLIFYFFANIFYNGILIILSIIILILALNIMMAILNRTIPQLSVFSIFLPILLLISLLILYFYIPININNFVFFLRDSFEKVNNLKQNLIFYKF; encoded by the coding sequence ATGATAAATTTTAATTTTTATGAAATTTTTAATCTTATTAATAAATTAATTTTTCCATTTTCTAGAATATTATCAATATTGATTATGGTTCCAGTGTTTGGAGAAAAATTTTTAAATAAAAGGGCAAAAATATTGTTTTCAATATTTTTAAGTTTTTTATATATAAAATTTTATAAAATAGAAAATTATATAAATTTATTTTCTAATTATGGTTTATTAATTTTATTAAAACAAATATTTATAGGATTTTTTTTTGGATTTATAATACAATCAATTTTTTCTATATCTATTATAATTGGAGAAATATTAAGTTCCCAAATAGGATTATCATTTTCTACTATTTTTGATGTTTCTCAGAAATGGAATTCTTCAATATTTTCTTATTTTATAAAAATATTTATTTTAATGACTTTTTTATCTATGGATGGTCATTTTTGGATAATTTATACAATATTTAATAGTTTTTTATTAATTCCTATTGAAAATTTAAAATTTTCTAAAAAAATTTTTTTTTTAATATTTTATTTTTTTGCTAATATTTTTTATAATGGTATTTTAATAATTTTATCTATTATAATACTTATTTTAGCATTGAATATTATGATGGCTATATTAAATAGAACAATACCTCAACTTTCTGTTTTTTCAATTTTTTTACCTATTCTTTTGTTAATAAGTTTATTAATTTTATATTTTTATATACCAATTAACATAAATAATTTTGTATTTTTTTTAAGAGATTCATTTGAAAAAGTAAATAATTTAAAACAAAATTTGATTTTTTATAAATTTTAA
- the fliQ gene encoding flagellar biosynthesis protein FliQ: MTLETVDSLLGESIKMIIILSMPLLIVVLLIGLIISILQSATQINEQTLSFVPKVFSILSILILLGPWILNTIINYIKDLFKILPVIINE, translated from the coding sequence ATGACTTTAGAAACTGTAGATAGTTTATTAGGCGAATCAATAAAAATGATTATTATATTATCTATGCCATTATTAATTGTTGTATTATTAATAGGTTTGATAATAAGTATATTGCAGTCTGCTACTCAAATTAATGAACAAACTTTATCTTTTGTGCCTAAAGTGTTTTCTATATTAAGTATACTGATATTATTAGGGCCTTGGATTTTAAACACTATAATAAATTATATTAAAGATTTATTTAAAATTTTACCTGTTATTATAAACGAATGA
- the rpmG gene encoding 50S ribosomal protein L33, which yields MAKKSRKKIKLLSTSKNGHFYTTSKNKINNPEKLKLKKYDPILKKHVWYKEYDIK from the coding sequence ATGGCTAAAAAATCTAGAAAAAAAATAAAATTATTATCTACTTCAAAAAATGGACATTTTTATACTACTAGTAAAAATAAAATAAATAATCCAGAAAAACTTAAATTAAAAAAATATGATCCAATATTAAAAAAACATGTATGGTATAAAGAATATGATATAAAATAA